One Deinococcus roseus DNA window includes the following coding sequences:
- the rsmH gene encoding 16S rRNA (cytosine(1402)-N(4))-methyltransferase RsmH has protein sequence MEYSHIPVLAKEVVEGLDPRPGKVFIDGTLGGAGHTRLLLEQGAQVYGIDQDPFVIGRTPELPGLTVLQGNYRDMLELMQPTGITQVDGILLDIGVSSFQLDDSARGFSYHEEAPLDMRMSQEGLSAFEVINEYDPEDIAAILYEYAEERHSRRIARYIVEAREKKPIETTTELAAIIKRAYPGQHARGIHPARRSFQALRIHVNDELGALKDGLEAAKALIKPGGRLAVISFHSLEDRIVKQFVKGNHGFRPLTKRPVEASEEELEINPRSRSAKLRVAERSEEGQA, from the coding sequence ATGGAGTACAGTCACATTCCCGTATTGGCAAAAGAAGTGGTGGAGGGGCTTGATCCCCGTCCTGGCAAGGTGTTCATTGATGGCACCCTGGGCGGAGCAGGCCACACCCGACTGCTGCTGGAACAGGGCGCCCAGGTGTATGGAATCGATCAGGACCCTTTCGTGATTGGCCGCACCCCTGAGTTGCCCGGACTCACCGTCTTGCAGGGCAACTACCGCGACATGCTGGAACTGATGCAGCCCACCGGAATCACCCAGGTGGACGGCATCCTGCTGGACATTGGGGTTTCCAGTTTTCAGCTGGACGACTCCGCACGGGGTTTTTCCTACCACGAAGAAGCCCCGCTGGACATGCGCATGAGCCAGGAAGGCCTCTCTGCCTTTGAGGTCATCAACGAATACGACCCTGAGGACATTGCGGCCATCCTGTATGAATACGCAGAAGAACGCCACAGCCGCAGAATCGCCCGTTACATTGTGGAAGCCAGAGAGAAAAAACCCATCGAGACCACCACCGAGCTGGCCGCCATCATCAAGCGGGCCTACCCGGGTCAGCATGCCAGAGGCATCCACCCCGCCAGACGCAGTTTTCAGGCCCTCAGAATCCATGTCAACGACGAACTGGGTGCTTTAAAAGACGGTCTGGAAGCAGCAAAAGCCCTGATCAAACCGGGCGGCAGACTGGCTGTGATCAGTTTCCACAGCCTGGAAGACCGCATCGTGAAGCAATTTGTCAAAGGCAACCACGGCTTCAGACCCCTCACCAAGAGGCCCGTGGAGGCCAGCGAAGAAGAACTGGAAATCAACCCCCGCTCCCGCAGCGCCAAATTGCGGGTGGCAGAACGCAGCGAGGAGGGACAGGCGTGA
- the mraZ gene encoding division/cell wall cluster transcriptional repressor MraZ: protein MPFGEYDYAMDDKGRVVIPPAFREFIEDGMVITRGMEGCLYVFPLDVWKRLEEQLEKLPLTDAPSRSFVRFFYSGASKNRLDNQYRLSIPHPLRQFAQLETAVVVAGAPNRLELWNPERWNQVLSEVQTSPPKPELLDNFIA, encoded by the coding sequence ATGCCCTTCGGAGAATACGATTACGCCATGGACGACAAAGGTAGAGTGGTCATCCCTCCTGCCTTCAGAGAGTTCATCGAAGATGGCATGGTGATCACCCGGGGCATGGAAGGTTGCCTTTACGTCTTTCCGCTCGATGTCTGGAAACGCCTGGAAGAGCAACTGGAAAAGTTGCCCCTCACAGACGCCCCCTCCAGGTCCTTCGTGCGGTTTTTTTACAGTGGAGCAAGCAAAAACCGCCTGGACAACCAGTACAGACTGTCCATCCCGCATCCCCTGCGTCAATTCGCCCAGCTGGAAACAGCGGTGGTGGTGGCCGGGGCGCCGAACCGTCTGGAATTGTGGAATCCAGAGCGCTGGAACCAGGTGCTCTCCGAGGTGCAAACCTCGCCACCCAAACCCGAGCTGCTGGACAACTTTATCGCCTGA
- a CDS encoding glycoside hydrolase family 64 protein, whose product MHISRSVALFATLTLALAACGQPTPPAGSASQAGTVIPNADYTQGVAVSGSTATIWFKSVVNTTWVDVHYKVNGGAQQNFRMTYNSSTARYEKTLTVASGNVLTYNFTYNNGTPAYDTPQFSYTVGGTTNPPPPVTSGSIFSIAASSIPAPTGSGVMTFKVLNGTNGAYADNNIYWGILGINPANGRWSYLDRNGVLQPISNALNDASGHLVKNNINYANIYTRISEANWVSMPRITSGRMFLCVGSPCYIKTFDTGFAGPDINNPTDPNRSIYFDFIEFTVDATGYHGNTTRVDGFGFPIQHRLVNKAGNYDKTVGELESETRSGLFTKYQNEVPAEFKHLGTLQSPYRIVAPIFGNFKAGGSQANYFASYVNQYWTTTPTKPNTQEIFLCNGNAANAQACAAVNRHIYQTPSAWNTPSQYYLAGPANYYAKFWHDHSYNKLAYGFAYDDVNQQAAYLEVGDPKGLIIRAAW is encoded by the coding sequence ATGCACATTTCTCGATCTGTTGCTTTATTTGCCACCCTGACCCTCGCTCTGGCCGCCTGTGGACAGCCGACCCCACCCGCCGGTTCAGCTTCTCAGGCAGGCACAGTCATTCCCAACGCAGATTACACCCAGGGCGTGGCGGTCTCGGGCAGCACAGCAACCATCTGGTTCAAATCTGTGGTGAACACCACCTGGGTGGATGTGCACTACAAGGTCAACGGTGGAGCCCAGCAAAATTTTCGCATGACCTACAACAGCAGCACTGCCCGCTATGAAAAAACCCTGACGGTGGCCAGCGGAAACGTTCTCACCTACAACTTCACTTACAACAATGGCACCCCTGCCTACGACACCCCCCAGTTCTCCTACACCGTGGGAGGCACCACCAACCCACCCCCGCCCGTGACCTCGGGATCCATTTTCTCCATTGCTGCATCTTCCATTCCTGCCCCCACCGGAAGCGGCGTGATGACCTTCAAGGTGCTGAACGGCACCAACGGAGCCTACGCAGACAACAACATCTACTGGGGCATCCTGGGCATCAATCCTGCCAACGGACGCTGGAGCTACCTGGACCGCAATGGCGTGCTGCAACCCATCTCAAACGCGCTGAATGATGCCAGTGGCCACCTGGTCAAGAACAACATCAACTACGCCAACATCTACACCCGCATCAGCGAGGCCAACTGGGTCAGCATGCCCAGAATCACCTCCGGGCGCATGTTCCTCTGTGTGGGAAGCCCCTGCTACATCAAGACCTTTGACACGGGTTTTGCTGGCCCAGACATCAACAACCCCACCGACCCCAACCGCAGCATCTACTTTGACTTCATCGAGTTCACCGTGGACGCCACCGGTTACCACGGCAACACCACCCGGGTGGACGGCTTCGGATTCCCCATCCAGCATAGGCTGGTCAACAAAGCAGGCAACTACGACAAAACCGTGGGTGAACTGGAAAGCGAAACCCGCTCTGGCCTCTTCACCAAGTACCAGAACGAGGTGCCAGCCGAATTCAAACACCTGGGCACCCTGCAATCTCCCTACCGCATTGTGGCCCCCATCTTCGGGAACTTCAAAGCCGGGGGCAGTCAGGCCAACTACTTTGCGAGCTATGTGAACCAGTACTGGACCACCACCCCCACCAAACCCAACACCCAGGAAATCTTCCTGTGCAATGGCAATGCAGCCAATGCCCAGGCCTGTGCAGCGGTGAACCGTCACATTTACCAGACCCCCTCTGCCTGGAACACCCCCTCGCAGTATTACCTGGCTGGACCGGCCAACTACTACGCCAAGTTCTGGCATGACCACAGCTACAACAAACTGGCTTACGGTTTTGCTTACGACGATGTGAACCAGCAGGCCGCCTACCTGGAAGTCGGCGACCCCAAAGGCCTGATCATTCGCGCCGCCTGGTAA
- a CDS encoding potassium/proton antiporter yields MIHVSPELSILVAALLLILSIVTSKLSGRLGVPGLLLFLIIGMVAGSEGPGGIAFANYTITQFVGIIALVFILYTGGMETHWKSTKPILRRGIVLSTFGVLITTGVAGYAAMVLFHLPLMQALLMGAVVASTDASAVFSVLKERALDLKGSIKPLLEFESGSNDPMAVFLTIGLIELIKHPDHPWYSIIPEFIQEMSIGAIFGLVLGRFAVMLFNRSNLMFDGLYSVLSLGLALLVYGITTVAGGSGFLAVYLAAIVIGNSEFIHRKSIIHFHDGISWLMSIGMFLILGLLVFPSQLLAVAQPAMLLALVLMFLARPLSVYLSTLFSKMPFAEKTMVAWVGLRGAVPITLATFPLLAGVEHSQTIFNAAFFIVLSSILIQGTSLPLVARWLNVGSKSSKEKPMPLDYTPTGRNKNDLQEITIPEHSPLNGVRIVDAHLPEEALLVLILRSGEYVIPRGSTELHTGDTLQILGSRAAIELVKTMLQPIPKS; encoded by the coding sequence ATGATCCATGTTTCTCCCGAACTTTCCATTCTGGTGGCCGCATTGCTGCTGATTCTCAGCATTGTCACCAGCAAACTCTCAGGCCGTCTGGGTGTTCCCGGATTGTTGTTGTTTCTGATCATTGGCATGGTGGCAGGCAGCGAAGGGCCCGGAGGGATTGCCTTTGCCAATTACACCATCACCCAGTTTGTGGGCATCATCGCACTGGTGTTCATTTTGTACACAGGCGGAATGGAAACCCACTGGAAAAGCACCAAACCCATTTTAAGAAGAGGCATTGTGCTGTCCACATTCGGTGTGTTAATCACCACCGGGGTGGCAGGATATGCCGCAATGGTGCTGTTTCACCTGCCCCTGATGCAGGCCTTGCTGATGGGGGCTGTGGTGGCATCGACAGATGCCTCCGCGGTGTTCAGTGTGCTGAAAGAGCGGGCACTGGACCTCAAAGGCAGCATCAAACCCCTGCTGGAATTTGAGTCTGGCAGCAACGACCCCATGGCGGTCTTTTTGACCATCGGCCTGATTGAACTGATCAAACACCCGGACCACCCGTGGTATTCCATCATTCCAGAGTTCATTCAGGAGATGTCCATCGGGGCCATATTTGGACTGGTGCTGGGGCGCTTTGCCGTGATGCTGTTCAACCGCAGCAACCTGATGTTTGATGGACTGTACTCGGTGCTCAGCCTGGGTCTGGCTTTGCTGGTGTACGGCATCACCACGGTGGCTGGAGGAAGTGGTTTTCTGGCGGTGTATCTGGCCGCCATTGTGATTGGCAACAGTGAATTCATTCACCGCAAGAGCATCATTCACTTCCACGACGGCATTTCCTGGCTGATGAGCATTGGGATGTTCCTGATTCTGGGACTGCTGGTTTTCCCGTCCCAATTGCTTGCGGTGGCCCAGCCCGCCATGCTGCTGGCCCTGGTCCTGATGTTCCTGGCCCGGCCTCTGAGTGTTTACCTGAGCACGCTCTTTTCCAAAATGCCTTTTGCAGAGAAAACCATGGTGGCCTGGGTGGGCCTCAGGGGTGCCGTGCCCATCACGCTGGCCACCTTTCCCCTGCTGGCTGGCGTGGAACACTCCCAGACCATCTTCAATGCTGCTTTCTTCATTGTGCTTTCTTCCATTCTGATTCAGGGCACCAGTTTGCCTCTGGTGGCCCGCTGGCTCAATGTGGGCAGCAAAAGCTCCAAAGAAAAACCCATGCCTCTGGATTACACCCCGACAGGGCGCAACAAAAACGACCTGCAAGAAATCACCATCCCAGAACATTCTCCTCTGAATGGTGTGCGCATTGTGGATGCCCACCTGCCCGAAGAGGCCCTGCTGGTGCTGATCCTGCGCTCAGGTGAGTACGTGATCCCCAGGGGGTCCACAGAACTCCACACCGGAGACACCCTGCAGATCCTGGGGTCCAGGGCTGCCATCGAACTGGTCAAAACCATGCTGCAACCCATCCCCAAAAGCTGA
- a CDS encoding DUF1622 domain-containing protein produces MEETIKHWTNILAFVTEGVAGLIIGFAIVQAAWKTLRVMFSRPGVPDRGQEEVRLKLARWLAVALEFELAADILRTAVAPTWDEIGKLAAIAALRTLLNYFLEREIQSHARAEAKGIQKTEDQKF; encoded by the coding sequence ATGGAAGAAACCATCAAGCACTGGACCAACATTCTGGCCTTTGTGACCGAAGGGGTGGCGGGCCTGATCATTGGTTTTGCCATTGTGCAGGCTGCCTGGAAAACCCTGAGGGTGATGTTTTCCCGTCCTGGGGTTCCAGACCGCGGCCAGGAAGAAGTGCGTCTGAAGCTGGCCCGCTGGCTGGCAGTGGCCCTGGAATTTGAGCTGGCCGCCGACATTCTGCGCACCGCTGTGGCCCCCACCTGGGATGAAATTGGAAAGCTGGCCGCCATTGCAGCCCTGAGGACCCTGCTCAATTATTTTCTGGAACGGGAAATCCAGAGCCATGCCAGAGCAGAAGCAAAAGGCATTCAAAAAACCGAAGACCAGAAATTTTAA
- a CDS encoding zinc-dependent alcohol dehydrogenase: MKALVWQGVNRVGIETVPDPQILQPTDAIVKVTSTAICGSDLHLLDGYVPSMVHGDILGHEFMGEVVEVGSEVKKIQVGDRVIVPFPISCGHCWYCQQGLTSLCDNSNPNFKLAETMWGYSPAGIYGYSHITGGYAGGQAQYARTVFADANLFKVPDHLSDDQLLFLTDIFPTGHMAAENCNIHPGDTVAVFGCGPVGQFTIRSAFLLGAEQVIAIDRFPERLDLARQAGAVTLNYEKEDVFEKLKMLTGGRGPDSVVDAVGMEAHGTGLMGVADAVKQTTRVLETERPHALRAAIMACRKGGTVSVPGVYGGLGDKIPLGSLMNKALTLHTGQTHVHRYLDRLLKHIQDGDIDPSVIITHRMPLDEAPQAYKIFKHKHENCIKCVLDPWADHSTHTQDAEKPETVEQ, translated from the coding sequence ATGAAGGCTCTGGTCTGGCAGGGTGTGAACCGGGTGGGCATTGAAACGGTGCCCGATCCCCAGATCCTGCAACCCACCGATGCCATTGTTAAAGTCACCTCGACCGCCATTTGCGGTTCGGATTTGCACCTGCTGGACGGGTATGTGCCCAGCATGGTGCATGGAGACATCCTCGGACATGAATTCATGGGTGAAGTGGTCGAGGTGGGCAGCGAGGTCAAAAAAATCCAGGTCGGTGACCGGGTGATTGTGCCCTTCCCGATCAGCTGTGGACACTGCTGGTACTGTCAGCAGGGCCTGACTTCTCTCTGTGACAACAGCAACCCCAATTTTAAACTGGCAGAAACCATGTGGGGTTACTCACCCGCAGGGATTTATGGGTACTCCCATATCACGGGTGGATATGCAGGTGGTCAGGCCCAGTATGCCCGCACGGTTTTTGCAGATGCCAACCTGTTCAAAGTCCCCGATCACCTTTCAGATGATCAATTGCTGTTCTTGACGGACATTTTCCCAACGGGTCACATGGCTGCAGAGAACTGCAACATCCATCCTGGAGACACCGTGGCTGTTTTTGGCTGTGGTCCTGTGGGTCAATTCACCATTCGCAGTGCATTTCTGCTGGGCGCAGAGCAGGTGATCGCCATTGACCGCTTCCCGGAACGTCTGGATCTGGCCCGTCAGGCTGGAGCCGTGACCCTCAATTACGAAAAAGAAGACGTGTTTGAAAAACTGAAGATGCTGACCGGAGGGCGTGGCCCGGACAGTGTGGTGGACGCAGTTGGCATGGAAGCCCACGGCACCGGACTGATGGGCGTCGCAGATGCCGTCAAGCAGACCACCCGCGTGCTGGAAACCGAACGCCCCCATGCGCTCAGGGCAGCCATCATGGCCTGCCGCAAAGGAGGGACGGTCAGCGTCCCTGGCGTGTATGGAGGTCTGGGAGACAAGATCCCCCTGGGCTCCCTGATGAACAAGGCCCTGACCCTGCACACCGGACAGACCCACGTTCACCGCTACCTGGACCGCCTGCTCAAACACATCCAGGATGGGGACATTGACCCTTCGGTGATCATCACCCACCGCATGCCCCTGGATGAGGCTCCGCAGGCATACAAGATCTTCAAGCACAAACACGAGAACTGCATCAAGTGCGTGCTGGACCCCTGGGCAGATCACTCCACCCACACCCAGGATGCTGAAAAACCTGAAACGGTTGAGCAATAA